A stretch of the Neptunomonas phycophila genome encodes the following:
- a CDS encoding LPS-assembly protein LptD, which produces MPLQKSPFFLFISLILAPGAYADTETLRPCLTNLPKQEACGASSGADNRPASQYSQLDWFPYAPGTAPGICSGRYIEPASISSDEDTDILDQPIIINAEQGSSSLGQGTKLEGSVDIAQGNRRLQSESATYDQVTGQLELNGGASYREPGLLLRGETAVANTNTLETTLTGAQYVIHERQIRGDVERITRRQDESILIENGSYTVCPPGDEAWKLQASEIILDKSSGFGLAKHAALRVADVPILYLPYFYFPIDDQRHTGFLYPSISMSNDDGASISTPYYLNLSPQMDDTIVPHYIEKRGFLLENEFRYMNQYTHNTLTTAFLPNDNLEDRDRWLFSFVQPGRWTDKLTSEINYIHVSDNDYLDDLSTLADIDGDSHLSRIGRVTYTEELWQADFLLQGYQTVDEDTDRPYQRLPELTFNGDTDNNERIMNAALIAQATNFYRNNSGFTGIERANGGRLHLEPEIYANFVKPWGYIKPSAKLWYSNYNLTDADDFDSNPSTSVPILSIDSGLVFERNTEFVGTSYKQTLEPRLYALYVPYEEQSGIPDFDTTEYNFNYQSLFRENRYSGYDHIGDTQQVSLGLTTRLFSDLGRETLSASIGQAYFYSDRKVTLDDDESNYSNGDSSDIATAINWRANKRLDLSIDANFDHSAFRNTENNLSLRYRADENRIFNMNYRYAEGIREQSTFGFMWPVDKNWSTLGVWQYDWFNKNDVDLAFGVEYESCCWQTRVIVRNWLKDDDDKDTALYVQFVLKGLGNLGSNGGSSLLEKITGFKQRDDNNETF; this is translated from the coding sequence ATGCCCTTACAAAAATCACCTTTTTTCCTTTTCATCAGCCTCATACTGGCGCCTGGCGCCTATGCTGACACAGAGACACTGCGACCTTGTTTAACTAACTTACCAAAACAAGAAGCCTGTGGTGCTAGCAGTGGAGCTGACAACCGTCCTGCATCCCAGTATTCACAGCTAGATTGGTTCCCCTATGCCCCCGGCACAGCACCAGGAATATGCAGTGGACGCTACATAGAACCAGCAAGCATATCCTCAGACGAAGATACAGATATTCTTGACCAGCCTATTATTATCAACGCCGAGCAAGGAAGCTCGTCACTTGGGCAGGGCACTAAACTCGAAGGTAGTGTAGATATAGCACAAGGCAATAGACGCTTGCAGAGTGAGTCAGCCACTTACGACCAAGTAACAGGCCAACTCGAACTAAACGGAGGTGCCTCATACCGAGAACCGGGCCTACTACTGCGAGGCGAAACAGCCGTTGCTAATACCAATACATTGGAGACCACTTTAACAGGGGCCCAATATGTTATACACGAACGTCAAATACGTGGTGATGTTGAGCGCATTACTCGCCGCCAAGACGAATCAATACTGATTGAAAACGGCAGCTACACCGTATGCCCACCGGGCGACGAAGCGTGGAAGTTACAAGCAAGCGAAATTATCTTAGATAAAAGCAGCGGTTTTGGACTTGCAAAACATGCAGCGTTGCGTGTTGCCGATGTCCCTATTTTATATTTACCCTACTTTTACTTTCCGATTGATGACCAGCGACATACAGGCTTTTTATACCCAAGCATCAGTATGAGTAATGATGACGGCGCTAGCATTAGCACGCCCTATTACTTAAATTTATCCCCCCAAATGGACGACACCATCGTCCCTCATTACATAGAGAAGCGCGGCTTTTTGTTAGAAAACGAATTCCGTTACATGAACCAATACACCCATAACACTCTAACAACCGCATTTCTTCCAAATGATAATCTTGAGGACAGAGATAGATGGCTGTTTTCATTTGTGCAACCAGGGCGCTGGACCGACAAGCTAACCAGCGAAATCAACTACATTCACGTCAGCGACAACGACTACCTAGATGATTTATCAACGCTCGCTGACATCGACGGAGATAGCCACCTAAGTAGAATAGGCCGAGTCACCTATACAGAAGAGCTATGGCAAGCTGACTTTTTATTACAAGGCTACCAGACTGTTGACGAAGACACCGACCGCCCCTACCAACGGTTACCAGAACTAACCTTCAACGGTGATACAGACAATAACGAACGCATCATGAACGCGGCACTTATTGCCCAAGCGACCAACTTTTACCGTAACAACAGCGGTTTTACCGGTATAGAGCGCGCTAATGGCGGACGCCTTCACTTAGAACCCGAAATCTATGCTAATTTCGTCAAACCGTGGGGCTACATCAAACCCAGCGCAAAACTATGGTATTCCAATTACAACCTAACTGATGCTGATGATTTCGACTCCAACCCGAGCACCTCGGTACCGATTCTTAGCATAGATTCTGGCTTAGTCTTTGAACGAAATACTGAGTTTGTGGGTACAAGTTATAAGCAAACGCTAGAACCGAGGCTTTATGCACTGTATGTTCCTTACGAAGAGCAAAGCGGCATACCTGATTTCGACACGACAGAATACAATTTTAACTATCAGTCCCTCTTTCGAGAAAACCGATATAGCGGATACGATCACATAGGCGATACACAACAAGTCTCTCTTGGACTCACTACACGTTTGTTTAGTGATTTAGGACGAGAAACGCTAAGCGCTAGTATTGGCCAAGCTTATTTCTATTCGGATCGCAAAGTAACACTCGATGATGATGAAAGTAATTATAGCAATGGTGATTCATCCGATATTGCAACCGCCATCAACTGGCGGGCTAATAAGCGGCTAGATCTGTCGATAGATGCAAATTTTGACCACAGCGCCTTTCGCAATACCGAAAACAACTTATCCCTTCGCTATCGAGCGGATGAAAACCGAATATTTAATATGAACTATCGTTACGCCGAAGGTATACGAGAGCAAAGCACGTTTGGCTTCATGTGGCCTGTTGATAAAAACTGGTCAACCTTAGGGGTTTGGCAGTACGATTGGTTCAATAAAAACGACGTAGATCTGGCCTTTGGTGTCGAATATGAAAGCTGTTGTTGGCAAACACGTGTTATTGTCCGCAACTGGCTAAAAGACGATGATGATAAAGATACGGCACTCTACGTCCAATTTGTACTCAAAGGACTCGGGAACCTCGGCAGCAACGGTGGATCCAGCCTTTTAGAAAAGATTACAGGTTTTAAACAGCGTGATGATAACAATGAAACTTTTTAA
- a CDS encoding aminoglycoside phosphotransferase family protein, with protein sequence MGQRLLQLEQWVTSLVASKKVPFGKGWVITPVSGDASFRRYFRLTNEDRSWILVDAPPEKEDSTSFVEVARTWLDSGIPVPEVIHVDFTQGFMLLEDFGDSLLFGELSAQSVDGLYTAAMDALLAIQHVGNDGLPQYDEPLLRREMSLFNEWFIGQLLKRQLCEKEQKMLDDLFAVLVASALEQPVVTVHRDFHSRNLMCLEEGRLGIIDFQDAVAGPITYDLVSLLKDCYVAWPSEQVFGWVSAYRIKAQQRGVLDKSVTDAAFLRWFDFMGLQRHIKVLGIFSRLDIRDGKAAYLEDIPRVLSYVLEGLHRYSEQYAECAAVERWLREQIVPSMKKLDCFKDVQL encoded by the coding sequence ATGGGACAACGGCTTTTGCAATTGGAGCAGTGGGTAACGAGTTTAGTTGCTTCAAAAAAGGTGCCATTTGGTAAAGGGTGGGTGATTACGCCAGTGTCTGGCGATGCTAGCTTTCGTCGTTACTTTAGACTAACAAATGAGGATCGTTCTTGGATCCTTGTGGATGCTCCGCCAGAAAAAGAAGATAGCACTTCATTTGTCGAAGTTGCACGTACATGGTTAGACAGTGGCATACCTGTGCCGGAAGTGATTCATGTTGATTTTACCCAAGGCTTTATGTTGCTGGAAGACTTTGGGGATAGCTTGCTCTTTGGAGAGCTTAGTGCTCAGTCGGTCGATGGCCTTTATACAGCCGCTATGGACGCGCTGTTGGCTATTCAACACGTTGGGAATGATGGCTTGCCACAGTATGATGAGCCGTTATTGAGAAGAGAAATGTCTCTGTTTAATGAATGGTTTATAGGTCAGTTATTAAAGCGACAGCTGTGCGAAAAAGAGCAGAAGATGCTGGATGATCTGTTTGCTGTGTTGGTTGCCAGTGCTCTTGAACAGCCGGTTGTGACTGTGCATCGTGATTTTCATAGCCGAAACTTAATGTGCCTAGAGGAAGGGCGCTTAGGAATTATTGACTTTCAAGACGCTGTTGCTGGTCCTATAACGTATGACTTGGTGTCTTTGTTAAAAGATTGTTATGTTGCTTGGCCTTCTGAGCAGGTCTTTGGTTGGGTAAGTGCTTATCGAATCAAAGCACAGCAGCGAGGGGTTCTCGATAAGTCTGTGACTGACGCTGCTTTTTTGAGATGGTTTGATTTTATGGGGCTCCAGCGTCATATCAAAGTGTTGGGTATTTTTTCGCGATTAGATATCCGTGATGGAAAGGCGGCCTACTTAGAGGACATACCACGTGTGCTGTCATACGTGTTGGAGGGGCTGCATAGGTATTCAGAACAGTACGCTGAATGTGCGGCGGTTGAGCGATGGTTGCGAGAGCAGATAGTTCCGAGTATGAAAAAGCTAGATTGTTTTAAGGATGTTCAGTTGTGA
- the murU gene encoding N-acetylmuramate alpha-1-phosphate uridylyltransferase MurU: MILAAGLGTRMRPLTLTTPKPLIPVNGKPLIEYHLEALAKAGVVDVVINHAWLGEKIEQALGDGKRWGVTITYSREDEPLETGGGVIKALPWLSDDGEPFLLINGDVLIDCDYTQLLSVRPRTAHLVLVDNPEHNKDGDFDLIPSGQVLNPATEEGSALEVDRKRYTFSGVSVINPALFNRVVESKFPLAPLFRAAAQELLLTGHLHTGFWMDIGTEQRLKDSEHLLRKADAK, encoded by the coding sequence ATGATTTTGGCTGCAGGATTGGGAACAAGGATGCGGCCGTTGACATTAACAACGCCTAAGCCTCTGATTCCCGTTAATGGAAAACCGTTGATCGAATACCACCTAGAGGCGCTAGCTAAAGCAGGGGTTGTTGATGTTGTCATCAATCACGCTTGGTTAGGGGAGAAAATTGAACAAGCCTTGGGCGATGGTAAGCGTTGGGGAGTAACAATAACTTATTCCCGTGAAGATGAGCCGCTCGAAACAGGTGGTGGGGTTATTAAAGCGCTACCTTGGTTGTCGGATGACGGGGAGCCCTTTTTATTGATTAACGGGGATGTGCTTATTGATTGTGATTACACTCAGTTGCTATCGGTGAGGCCTCGCACTGCTCACTTGGTGTTGGTTGATAACCCTGAGCACAATAAAGATGGAGACTTTGATTTAATACCCAGCGGGCAGGTCTTGAACCCTGCAACAGAAGAAGGAAGTGCGTTAGAGGTTGATAGAAAACGCTATACCTTTTCTGGTGTCAGTGTCATTAATCCAGCGCTTTTTAATAGGGTGGTTGAATCTAAGTTTCCATTAGCGCCTTTATTTAGGGCAGCGGCGCAAGAGCTGTTGCTAACAGGCCATTTGCACACCGGCTTTTGGATGGATATTGGGACAGAGCAACGGCTAAAAGATTCAGAACACTTATTAAGGAAGGCTGATGCAAAATAA
- the djlA gene encoding co-chaperone DjlA, protein MQNKSEVTGFAVGNALMKYRTGIIIGAVIGLYSGGIWGLVFGGVIGGLINRAVSKLVSGKYSPQMIFFKATFSVMGHVAKADGRVTEDEIRFARDVMARMNLNEERQREAIQFFNEGKSEDFDLAAVVTPLSRLLQRQAAVKIMFIEIQLQAALADGQVSQNELQVIQSVCALMRMSAQEMSALMARMQAQQTFNQGAHGGGAGYQSPFTSDADMLKDAYGVLGVTPDMSDAEIKKAYRRLMSQHHPDKLVAKGLPPEMMKLAKEKTQEIQAAYDRVKSARKA, encoded by the coding sequence ATGCAAAATAAATCAGAGGTGACGGGGTTTGCTGTAGGTAATGCCCTGATGAAATACCGAACGGGTATTATTATTGGTGCTGTCATTGGTTTGTATTCGGGTGGCATCTGGGGATTGGTATTTGGTGGTGTTATTGGTGGCTTGATCAATCGAGCGGTCAGTAAATTGGTATCCGGTAAATATTCACCGCAAATGATCTTTTTTAAAGCTACCTTTTCCGTGATGGGACATGTTGCAAAAGCTGACGGCCGTGTGACTGAGGATGAGATTCGCTTTGCTCGTGATGTGATGGCGAGAATGAATCTGAATGAAGAACGTCAACGTGAAGCCATTCAATTTTTTAACGAAGGTAAATCTGAAGATTTTGATTTAGCGGCGGTTGTGACACCGTTATCTCGCTTGTTGCAACGTCAAGCGGCTGTGAAAATTATGTTTATTGAGATTCAGTTGCAAGCGGCCTTAGCCGATGGGCAAGTCTCTCAAAATGAGTTGCAAGTTATTCAGTCGGTATGTGCATTAATGCGCATGTCGGCACAAGAGATGTCAGCATTAATGGCGCGCATGCAAGCTCAACAGACATTTAATCAAGGGGCGCATGGTGGAGGAGCAGGTTATCAATCACCTTTTACATCAGATGCAGACATGCTTAAAGATGCTTACGGGGTGTTAGGTGTTACACCTGATATGTCTGATGCGGAAATCAAAAAAGCCTATCGACGCCTGATGAGTCAACATCATCCCGATAAGCTGGTGGCAAAAGGCCTGCCGCCAGAGATGATGAAGCTTGCAAAAGAGAAAACGCAGGAAATCCAAGCTGCATATGACCGAGTGAAGTCTGCCCGCAAAGCTTAG
- a CDS encoding DUF3530 family protein, which translates to MTSPLSSLFFSFLLIFATTLPSQNSQAAETEETNTTQDSASTNQPDDLSSEKAPQERTEPLPQAELINALYQDSRIAGDEILDLTIDSPNFPALFKERNIALKRGIVIIFPDSRTHSSWPVFIQTLRNELPQDGWATLSLVLPIPQTPDLPLRTLPSLKRLSNASESGTEDAQQASEETPVDTPNNETQTPADEPVATAEEPNTSAEAASSAEQLNNATYISQLGLAAIQAAQARGYETIILLGVGDGAVWAAALGANIKDQVDGVGLLMLDAEQSIDINAQSLRSLVPLLELPVMDIYVDTPFTSSPQNTSASHKLRQRAANRSELSFYKQSRLPATSRTLSDQDWMSAYIKGRLRTLKKVADKPQETERPEEPSLTDQRPG; encoded by the coding sequence ATGACTTCGCCATTGTCTAGCTTGTTTTTTTCATTTTTATTGATATTCGCCACCACACTTCCTTCTCAAAATTCTCAGGCAGCAGAGACTGAAGAAACCAATACAACACAAGACTCAGCGAGCACCAATCAGCCCGATGATCTTTCTAGCGAAAAAGCTCCTCAAGAAAGGACGGAGCCACTACCACAAGCCGAATTAATCAACGCGCTTTACCAAGACTCTCGCATAGCAGGCGATGAGATTTTAGACTTAACTATAGACTCACCTAACTTCCCTGCACTTTTCAAAGAAAGAAATATCGCTTTAAAACGCGGCATCGTCATCATTTTTCCTGACAGCCGAACACATTCTAGCTGGCCCGTTTTCATCCAGACATTACGCAACGAACTACCGCAAGATGGCTGGGCCACACTCTCCCTTGTACTGCCTATTCCACAAACTCCAGATTTACCTTTACGCACGTTACCTAGCCTCAAACGGTTATCTAACGCATCAGAAAGCGGAACCGAAGACGCACAACAAGCATCAGAAGAAACGCCAGTAGACACCCCTAATAATGAAACGCAAACACCAGCAGACGAGCCAGTCGCAACAGCAGAAGAGCCAAACACATCAGCAGAAGCGGCCAGCTCGGCTGAGCAGTTAAATAACGCTACTTACATTTCGCAACTGGGCTTAGCTGCCATTCAGGCAGCACAAGCGCGAGGCTACGAAACCATTATTCTGCTGGGAGTTGGGGATGGAGCTGTTTGGGCAGCCGCTTTGGGCGCTAACATTAAAGACCAAGTTGATGGTGTTGGGTTGTTGATGCTCGACGCTGAGCAATCCATCGATATAAATGCTCAAAGTTTACGCTCATTAGTCCCACTTCTTGAACTACCGGTAATGGATATTTATGTAGACACGCCCTTTACTAGTAGCCCACAAAACACATCAGCCTCTCACAAGTTACGTCAACGCGCTGCCAATAGAAGCGAACTCTCTTTTTACAAACAAAGTAGGCTTCCAGCAACGAGCCGTACTCTCAGCGACCAAGATTGGATGTCTGCCTATATAAAAGGGCGCTTACGCACCCTTAAAAAAGTAGCTGATAAGCCTCAGGAAACCGAGCGCCCAGAGGAACCTTCTTTAACTGACCAGCGTCCCGGCTGA
- the rpe gene encoding ribulose-phosphate 3-epimerase translates to MTDFKIAPSILSADFARLGEEVDAVLEAGADIVHFDVMDNHYVPNLTIGPMVCKALRQYGITAPIDAHLMVKPVDRIIGDFVEAGASYITFHPEASEHIDRSLQLIREGGCLSGLVFNPATPLHYLDYVMDKVDMILLMSVNPGFGGQKFIPSTLEKLKLVRERIEKSGRNIRLEVDGGVGIQNIREIAEAGADTFVAGSAIFNADDYQTTIAAMRAELAKVGSVTC, encoded by the coding sequence ATGACAGATTTTAAAATAGCCCCCTCCATTTTATCAGCGGATTTTGCGCGTTTGGGCGAGGAAGTTGATGCCGTGTTAGAAGCGGGAGCTGATATTGTGCATTTCGATGTGATGGATAATCATTATGTACCGAACTTAACGATCGGTCCTATGGTGTGTAAGGCGCTGCGCCAATACGGTATTACCGCTCCCATTGATGCACATCTGATGGTGAAACCTGTTGACCGGATTATAGGAGACTTCGTTGAGGCGGGAGCCAGCTATATTACTTTTCACCCAGAAGCATCTGAGCATATTGATAGGTCGCTCCAATTAATACGTGAAGGAGGTTGCCTTTCTGGCCTGGTGTTTAATCCGGCCACACCATTGCATTATTTAGATTATGTAATGGATAAGGTTGATATGATTCTGCTGATGTCGGTTAACCCGGGTTTTGGTGGGCAAAAATTTATTCCGAGCACGCTCGAAAAGTTGAAGCTTGTACGAGAAAGAATAGAAAAGAGTGGTCGGAATATTCGTCTAGAAGTCGATGGTGGTGTGGGTATTCAAAATATCCGTGAAATAGCAGAAGCAGGGGCAGATACATTTGTGGCTGGCTCCGCTATCTTTAATGCGGATGATTATCAAACAACTATAGCGGCAATGCGAGCTGAATTAGCTAAAGTGGGTTCGGTAACTTGCTAA
- a CDS encoding phosphoglycolate phosphatase, producing MPSLIIFDLDGTLVDSVPDIAASVDEALTSVGLHKAGEHNVRRWVGNGVNALIERAVADQMASDQFEEVLSQFQLAYSQSYSKRSYVYSGVISFLEKCRSENIFLSLITNKPGRYTLPLLRALDLEKYFWNVLSGDSLEEKKPHPMPLEYQLDLLKIRPDEALMIGDSVTDAQAAKAAAVPFLGVSYGYNHGVSLADDYPIVVDSLNDIVF from the coding sequence TTGCCCTCTCTGATCATATTTGATCTGGATGGTACGCTTGTTGATAGTGTTCCTGATATTGCTGCGTCAGTTGATGAGGCGCTAACAAGTGTCGGCTTGCATAAGGCTGGTGAACACAATGTTAGGCGATGGGTAGGTAATGGGGTTAATGCTCTGATTGAGCGGGCAGTGGCAGATCAAATGGCTAGTGACCAGTTTGAAGAGGTGCTGAGTCAGTTCCAGTTAGCTTACAGCCAATCTTACTCAAAACGCAGTTATGTTTATTCCGGGGTTATTAGTTTCTTAGAAAAGTGCCGCTCGGAAAATATTTTCTTGTCTCTTATCACGAACAAGCCCGGTCGATACACATTGCCGCTGTTAAGAGCGCTAGATTTAGAAAAATATTTTTGGAATGTGTTATCAGGAGATAGTCTTGAGGAAAAAAAGCCTCATCCTATGCCGCTTGAATATCAATTAGACTTATTGAAAATTAGGCCAGATGAAGCCCTGATGATTGGGGACTCTGTTACAGATGCTCAAGCTGCGAAGGCCGCGGCGGTGCCATTTCTTGGTGTGTCTTACGGCTATAATCATGGGGTATCTTTGGCTGATGATTATCCTATTGTGGTTGACTCTCTAAATGATATTGTTTTTTAG
- a CDS encoding N-acyl amino acid synthase FeeM domain-containing protein: protein MQLSFELTSHPLLLKNYYRIRESCFRKDLGLVEFNGGEDIFDRNGLTLVIKDGHHCVGGLRLTGNKEHGPGFLPVEQDGFSLKASCHELLAGDVNYCQWSRLVIAPEYRNKVDLVMLVDKMIGIAGSLGYSYAFFVSGKTQARFYKRYHNKVGYSYDVLDDIQLPVEPGFEGLPHVIAVSRVDQPMAYENVSSGQVA from the coding sequence ATGCAGCTTTCTTTTGAATTAACTAGCCATCCACTATTGTTAAAAAATTATTACCGCATTAGAGAGTCTTGTTTTAGAAAAGACCTCGGCTTGGTCGAATTTAATGGCGGTGAAGATATTTTTGATCGTAACGGATTAACACTGGTGATCAAGGATGGTCATCATTGTGTTGGAGGTTTGCGGTTAACAGGAAATAAAGAGCATGGACCTGGATTTCTCCCTGTAGAGCAAGACGGCTTCTCTTTGAAGGCATCATGCCATGAGTTACTCGCTGGTGATGTTAATTATTGTCAGTGGTCTAGATTGGTTATTGCGCCTGAATATAGAAATAAAGTCGACTTGGTGATGTTGGTAGACAAGATGATTGGGATTGCTGGATCTTTGGGTTACAGCTACGCTTTTTTTGTTTCTGGCAAAACGCAAGCTAGGTTTTATAAACGATATCATAACAAAGTGGGCTACAGTTATGATGTGTTAGATGATATCCAGCTGCCCGTTGAGCCTGGGTTTGAAGGGCTTCCTCATGTGATAGCGGTATCACGAGTAGATCAGCCAATGGCTTATGAGAATGTGTCATCAGGCCAAGTAGCATGA
- a CDS encoding XrtA/PEP-CTERM system exopolysaccharide export protein, which produces MLVSKRKQAAWLKAVGLSMAVALVSGCSTSSSLPSVSDEQRLAQPDYEYVIGAGDSLQIFVWGNEELSGSVPVRPDGKITTRLVEDLEASGKTSTELAREIESVYSRYIKNPVVTVMVNGFVATPEQQVRIVGAGVTPLSIPYRKHMTLLDLMVAVGGLNEFADGDKAVLVRSFDGEQTSYGLKLDSLLRDGDIGANLALMPGDIVIIPEAWF; this is translated from the coding sequence GTGCTTGTATCTAAAAGGAAACAGGCCGCGTGGTTGAAAGCAGTTGGGCTTTCCATGGCGGTAGCATTAGTTTCAGGGTGTTCAACGTCATCCTCTTTACCATCAGTTTCTGATGAGCAAAGGCTTGCTCAACCCGATTACGAATATGTGATCGGGGCTGGAGACTCACTTCAAATATTTGTTTGGGGCAACGAAGAGTTGTCAGGTTCTGTGCCTGTTCGCCCAGATGGAAAAATCACAACACGCTTGGTTGAAGACTTGGAAGCCAGTGGAAAAACATCCACAGAGCTTGCTAGAGAGATTGAGAGTGTCTATTCGCGATATATCAAAAACCCCGTTGTTACTGTGATGGTTAATGGCTTTGTGGCCACACCAGAACAGCAAGTTAGGATTGTGGGTGCAGGTGTTACGCCGCTGAGTATTCCTTATCGTAAACACATGACCTTACTGGACTTAATGGTCGCAGTGGGTGGATTAAATGAGTTTGCAGATGGAGACAAAGCAGTGCTTGTACGCTCCTTTGATGGAGAGCAAACGTCCTATGGTTTGAAACTTGATAGCTTGTTGCGTGACGGCGATATTGGCGCAAACTTAGCGCTGATGCCTGGTGATATTGTGATCATTCCAGAAGCTTGGTTCTAG
- a CDS encoding XrtA system polysaccharide chain length determinant — MREIISQISEYVWGVWRFRWISLAAVWMVAIVGWVVVALTPEQYLASARVHVDTNTVLRPLLRGLAVQPDVDERIALMSKTMLSRPNLEKLMRMADLDLAVRNEEQKEKVMDDLKKSISLSGDRRNASLYTVTFKNEDREVAKKVVESMLTVFVESALGDKRKDSSGAQDFLNKQIADYEQRLTEAEARLSDFKQRNSGLLPSEMDDYYKRLEFEREQLASAELQLKAVKNRRDELQRQIEGEEPVFLSSQIEFSPQVVAIDKRITAMQNNLDSLLLRYTDLHPSVIQIKDMLGDLEKEKSAAIAAIKRSAPDQYASLNDNPVYQQMRSMLSETEASEAELSTRAQEYKLRVQSLEDKINQIPLLESEHQQLTRDYDVISRQHQTLLSRRESARISGNVEQAADDVTFRIIDPPFAPLKPNEPNKLLMNVIVLVGAIGTGLGIGLLMSLLKPVVSTRATLNKITGFPVLGSVQLIRSPLERRQQLVNTMVFACVALSLVVLFVGISVFQGMDMQLANLVTKMEVLV; from the coding sequence ATGCGTGAAATAATTTCCCAAATCTCTGAGTATGTTTGGGGTGTATGGCGTTTTCGTTGGATCTCCTTGGCTGCTGTTTGGATGGTAGCCATTGTTGGGTGGGTTGTCGTTGCGTTAACGCCTGAACAGTATCTCGCTTCTGCAAGGGTTCATGTTGATACGAACACCGTCTTGAGACCTTTGCTTAGGGGATTGGCGGTTCAGCCTGATGTAGATGAGCGAATCGCATTGATGAGCAAGACGATGTTAAGTCGTCCAAACCTTGAAAAGCTGATGCGAATGGCTGATTTGGATTTAGCTGTTCGTAATGAAGAACAAAAAGAGAAAGTAATGGACGATTTAAAAAAATCCATTTCTCTTTCGGGTGATAGGCGTAACGCTTCTCTATATACAGTGACGTTTAAAAACGAAGATCGTGAAGTGGCAAAAAAAGTCGTTGAATCTATGTTGACGGTTTTTGTGGAAAGCGCGTTAGGCGATAAGCGTAAAGACAGCTCCGGTGCCCAAGACTTCTTGAATAAACAAATAGCAGATTACGAGCAGCGTTTGACCGAGGCTGAAGCTCGCCTTTCTGATTTTAAGCAGCGTAATTCTGGTTTGCTTCCTTCCGAAATGGATGACTACTACAAGCGCTTAGAGTTTGAGCGCGAGCAGTTAGCATCTGCTGAGTTGCAGTTGAAAGCCGTTAAGAATCGCCGTGATGAACTGCAACGTCAAATAGAAGGTGAAGAACCCGTATTCCTTTCTAGCCAAATAGAGTTTTCTCCTCAGGTTGTAGCTATCGATAAACGAATAACAGCGATGCAGAATAATTTGGATAGCTTGCTGTTGCGTTATACAGACCTGCATCCTTCGGTTATACAGATTAAAGATATGCTGGGTGACTTGGAAAAAGAAAAATCAGCCGCTATAGCTGCTATTAAACGGTCTGCTCCTGATCAATATGCCAGCTTAAACGATAATCCTGTTTATCAGCAGATGCGTTCAATGTTGTCTGAAACCGAAGCTTCAGAAGCTGAGCTGTCCACTCGGGCGCAAGAATACAAGCTCAGAGTTCAATCGTTGGAAGATAAGATAAACCAGATTCCTTTGCTTGAAAGCGAGCATCAACAGCTGACACGAGATTATGATGTGATTTCTCGTCAGCACCAAACTTTATTAAGCCGCCGTGAGTCAGCAAGAATTTCGGGCAATGTTGAACAAGCGGCTGACGACGTGACATTTAGGATCATTGATCCGCCATTTGCACCGCTTAAACCTAACGAACCAAATAAATTACTAATGAATGTTATTGTGTTGGTTGGGGCTATCGGTACAGGGCTGGGTATTGGCTTATTAATGTCATTACTTAAGCCTGTAGTAAGCACGCGAGCAACTTTGAATAAAATAACAGGCTTCCCAGTGCTTGGTTCTGTTCAACTGATTCGGTCACCTTTGGAACGTAGGCAACAGCTCGTTAACACGATGGTTTTTGCCTGTGTCGCGTTAAGTTTGGTCGTATTATTTGTTGGTATTTCAGTTTTCCAAGGCATGGATATGCAACTGGCTAACTTGGTAACTAAAATGGAAGTTCTGGTATGA